A region from the Tachyglossus aculeatus isolate mTacAcu1 chromosome 5, mTacAcu1.pri, whole genome shotgun sequence genome encodes:
- the HES2 gene encoding transcription factor HES-2: MTPHLAGSRPGLLFQARMGVPRRAGDASELRKTLKPLMEKRRRARINDSLNQLKGLILPLIGKDSSRYSKLEKADILEMTVRFLQELPTSGPPAAPTPAESYREGYRACMSRLAGLLPACSLLDGDVCGLLLDHLQRSGGGGGAAPSPRGPKARGPGPRAPPGPPAPPTHRPSPPPRPAPSGLWRPW; this comes from the exons ATGACTCCCCACCTGGCGGGGTCGAGGCCGGGCCTGCTCTTCCAGGCCAGGATGGGGGTGCCCCGGAGGGCGGGGGATGCCAGCGAGCTGCGCAAG ACGCTGAAGCCGCTGATGGAGAAGCGCAGACGGGCCCGCATCAACGACAGCCTCAACCAGCTCAAGGGTCTCATCCTTCCCCTCATCGGCAAGGAT AGTTCCCGCTACTCGAAGCTGGAGAAGGCGGACATCCTGGAAATGACCGTCCGTTTCCTCCAGGAGCTGCCGACCTCCGGCCCCCCCGCGGCGCCCA CGCCTGCCGAGAGCTACCGGGAAGGTTACCGGGCCTGCATGTCCCGCCTGGCCGGCCTCCTGCCCGCCTGCAGCCTGTTGGACGGCGACGTGTGCGGCCTCCTCTTGGACCACCTGCAGCggagcggcggtggcggcggggcAGCCCCGTCCCCTCGCGGGCCCAAGGCccggggccccggcccccgcgcGCCCCCtgggccccccgcgccccccacccacagaccctccccgccgccccggcccGCGCCCTCGGGGCTCTGGCGGCCCTGGTGA